A single window of Paraburkholderia youngii DNA harbors:
- a CDS encoding TrbG/VirB9 family P-type conjugative transfer protein, with amino-acid sequence MKLNVSRIALAWLALFGAITAHAANTDPFDFDYEIAGGIAERPALIFNDGSKTYIQPRAGQVISAVGGHAEGPYVVVDGTPETVTYTVAGRQASARWTKANTFIAGGARGALAALRGDQPAGFDGFTNRLVVIGTHGALEPVRALKASMPVASFVKALAPQGWTGSAQKDVDITDASAFATRAGENWMQALDRLMTQTGLYADIDFTSRHIRLHRDTPKSGALNYAAGEKPQADAAAQTVAAKTDEAASPTPPASLLAEYFGAQAIRDGDDTHTQIRFTSKPTGELTFRTPEGRSLHPKWDAGTNVMTIERAERVVVSDGTKTVELARSAGTVYEFDTPSPAHLEAVFDRDGHTYFKFADSVVQINVADVKHLGSGEQKGRYYMFSGTAEQFIVTADGNTVNVTRRHDVKYFERPVPGSPAAPTAPATAVAKS; translated from the coding sequence ATGAAGCTCAACGTTTCCCGAATTGCTCTTGCCTGGCTCGCGCTGTTCGGCGCGATCACGGCACATGCGGCGAACACTGACCCATTCGATTTCGATTACGAGATTGCAGGCGGTATCGCAGAACGTCCTGCGCTCATCTTCAACGACGGATCGAAGACCTACATCCAGCCTCGCGCGGGCCAGGTTATTTCCGCGGTCGGTGGCCACGCGGAAGGCCCCTATGTCGTGGTCGACGGCACGCCCGAAACGGTCACGTACACGGTGGCCGGCCGGCAGGCCAGTGCGCGCTGGACGAAGGCGAACACGTTCATCGCCGGCGGAGCGCGTGGTGCGCTCGCGGCTTTGCGTGGCGATCAGCCCGCTGGTTTCGATGGCTTCACCAATCGCCTCGTGGTCATCGGCACGCATGGTGCGCTCGAACCGGTCCGCGCGCTCAAGGCGAGCATGCCCGTGGCCAGCTTCGTGAAGGCGTTGGCTCCGCAGGGCTGGACCGGGTCTGCACAGAAGGATGTGGACATCACGGATGCAAGCGCCTTTGCAACGCGCGCGGGCGAGAACTGGATGCAGGCGCTCGATCGCCTGATGACGCAAACCGGACTGTACGCGGACATCGACTTCACGTCGCGCCACATCCGCCTGCACCGCGATACGCCGAAGTCCGGCGCGCTCAACTATGCGGCTGGCGAGAAACCGCAAGCTGATGCGGCCGCGCAGACCGTGGCTGCAAAAACAGACGAAGCGGCATCGCCCACTCCGCCGGCATCGCTGCTGGCCGAATACTTCGGCGCGCAGGCGATCCGCGACGGCGACGACACGCATACACAGATCCGCTTCACGTCGAAGCCGACCGGGGAGCTGACGTTCAGAACGCCCGAAGGCCGTTCGCTGCATCCGAAGTGGGATGCCGGCACGAACGTGATGACCATCGAGCGCGCCGAGCGCGTGGTCGTGTCGGACGGCACGAAGACGGTCGAGCTCGCGCGTTCAGCGGGGACTGTCTATGAATTCGACACTCCCAGTCCGGCGCATCTAGAGGCTGTGTTCGACCGCGACGGCCACACCTATTTCAAGTTCGCTGACTCGGTGGTGCAGATCAACGTGGCGGACGTGAAGCACCTGGGTTCCGGTGAGCAGAAGGGCCGGTACTACATGTTCAGCGGCACGGCCGAACAGTTCATCGTCACCGCGGACGGCAATACGGTGAACGTCACACGTCGCCACGACGTGAAGTATTTCGAGCGTCCTGTGCCCGGTTCTCCTGCCGCGCCGACGGCGCCCGCAACGGCGGTGGCCAAATCGTGA
- a CDS encoding ATPase, T2SS/T4P/T4SS family, with protein sequence MSLFNGIEKDEPSSRGILGRLRALRAGFTDESPASMPIAGAGRKEDTDREPRFVRRDKPLKAESVDTKPGQPMTLGMRLRMGDVTDVEANDSDAHEAAGVDPAQPEAPRHPARVEPTIDHAAEAQRAAENVPGTTQADVPESAMASPVMRRNTAESDESRGEAHDVAPQAMPPTQPAEGMHEAHEVHAQADVVSQQAEFLPSGLRQLVAADALGFKRILSERGQDATLRITDAARREFVAVEVQAGMAIVITTRTFHESALYPTYVKDLERADIKVHEEMIATDAVIAAIYATERNRSAAILPESSRAIGTFRDVAEAAHAYGAGDIHFEYRDFNDDVEVRFRVNGDLYTYRKLPKALVRRALSAAYQDLVARNTNSGETFQPTASQSAMIPLVVHSDIVNIRWQSSPLVGGFDVGLRLLDGNFRNLKVLMPEQMGLQTSQLRIVQALGNVSGGVTVFTGETGSAKSTLLRAMSFMLASRDLRKQFAVNEPSEYPQPWLSDISIPRRPDETDEEANRKCAEVIRTLMRMDPDDVTVGEIRDRVVAGLVAELALTGHPVRTTLHADSAIGAFMRLAGGRLQLPMDEVSSEKFINAVANQKLIPLLCPHCKVPARDVMPAAQIETLERKFGLDTSKMACRDEAGCEHCRLKGLFTRAGKVAAGTKGQTLAMEIFRPTLEFLDRVAERDWRGAESVWRSARTTGFDTDDMTGKTIYEHALFKASQGIIDPRFIDTAMRPFDEYRIFADRDGRLPS encoded by the coding sequence ATGAGCCTGTTCAACGGTATTGAAAAAGACGAGCCGTCCTCGCGCGGCATTCTTGGGCGGTTGCGTGCACTGCGCGCCGGGTTCACTGACGAATCCCCCGCGTCGATGCCTATCGCGGGTGCAGGGCGCAAGGAGGACACGGATCGCGAGCCGCGCTTCGTGCGTAGGGACAAGCCACTCAAGGCAGAGTCTGTAGACACGAAGCCGGGCCAGCCTATGACGTTGGGCATGCGACTGAGAATGGGCGACGTCACTGACGTCGAAGCCAATGACAGCGACGCGCACGAGGCGGCCGGCGTCGATCCTGCACAGCCGGAAGCACCCCGTCACCCGGCGCGAGTTGAGCCGACGATTGACCACGCGGCTGAAGCGCAACGGGCCGCGGAGAACGTCCCCGGAACGACGCAGGCCGATGTTCCTGAGTCAGCGATGGCGTCGCCCGTCATGCGACGCAATACGGCTGAGTCCGACGAGTCTCGGGGCGAAGCGCATGACGTTGCACCGCAGGCAATGCCGCCGACACAGCCCGCCGAGGGGATGCACGAGGCGCACGAAGTCCATGCACAAGCTGACGTGGTGTCGCAGCAGGCGGAGTTCCTGCCGTCAGGCCTGCGGCAGCTGGTGGCCGCCGACGCACTGGGTTTCAAGCGCATCCTCAGTGAGCGCGGTCAGGATGCAACCCTGCGCATTACCGATGCGGCGCGCCGCGAGTTTGTGGCGGTCGAAGTGCAAGCGGGGATGGCGATCGTCATCACGACTCGCACGTTCCACGAGTCCGCGCTGTATCCGACCTATGTGAAGGATCTCGAGCGCGCCGACATCAAGGTGCATGAAGAGATGATCGCAACGGACGCGGTGATCGCCGCGATCTACGCGACCGAGCGCAACCGCTCGGCGGCCATCCTTCCGGAGAGTTCGCGTGCGATCGGCACCTTTCGCGACGTGGCCGAAGCCGCACACGCGTATGGCGCCGGTGACATCCACTTCGAGTACCGCGACTTCAACGACGATGTCGAAGTCCGGTTCCGCGTAAACGGAGACCTTTACACGTACCGCAAGCTGCCCAAGGCGCTGGTGCGTCGCGCGCTGTCGGCTGCCTATCAGGATCTCGTCGCGCGCAACACCAACTCCGGCGAGACGTTCCAGCCTACTGCTTCGCAGTCGGCAATGATCCCGCTCGTTGTGCATTCCGACATCGTCAACATCCGCTGGCAGAGTTCACCGCTCGTTGGCGGGTTCGACGTCGGTCTGCGGCTGCTCGACGGCAACTTCCGGAACCTGAAGGTGCTGATGCCGGAACAGATGGGGCTGCAGACGTCCCAGTTGCGCATCGTTCAGGCGCTGGGCAACGTCAGCGGCGGGGTCACGGTCTTCACCGGAGAGACGGGCTCGGCCAAGTCCACGTTGCTGCGTGCGATGTCCTTCATGCTCGCGTCTCGTGACCTGCGCAAGCAGTTCGCAGTCAATGAACCGTCCGAGTATCCGCAGCCGTGGCTCTCGGACATTTCGATTCCGCGTCGTCCCGATGAGACCGACGAAGAAGCGAACCGCAAGTGCGCCGAGGTGATCCGAACGCTGATGCGCATGGACCCCGACGATGTGACGGTCGGGGAGATCCGGGACCGCGTTGTCGCCGGGCTCGTGGCTGAGCTCGCACTCACAGGGCATCCGGTGCGTACCACGCTTCATGCGGATAGCGCGATCGGCGCATTCATGCGCCTGGCCGGTGGGCGCCTGCAGTTGCCGATGGACGAAGTGTCCTCGGAGAAGTTCATCAATGCGGTCGCGAACCAGAAACTGATCCCCCTTCTGTGCCCCCACTGCAAGGTGCCGGCGCGCGATGTGATGCCCGCAGCGCAGATTGAAACGCTCGAACGCAAGTTCGGTCTGGACACCTCGAAGATGGCTTGCCGCGACGAAGCCGGTTGCGAACACTGCCGCCTGAAGGGACTGTTCACACGGGCGGGCAAGGTCGCGGCCGGTACGAAAGGGCAGACGCTTGCAATGGAGATCTTCCGGCCGACGTTGGAGTTTCTGGACCGCGTTGCCGAACGCGACTGGCGCGGCGCTGAAAGCGTGTGGCGATCGGCGCGCACGACCGGCTTTGACACCGATGACATGACGGGCAAGACGATCTACGAGCACGCACTCTTCAAGGCGTCGCAAGGGATCATCGATCCGCGCTTCATCGACACCGCGATGCGTCCGTTCGACGAATACCGGATCTTCGCTGACCGTGACGGGAGGCTGCCGTCGTGA
- a CDS encoding TrbG/VirB9 family P-type conjugative transfer protein, with translation MMIDSRTLASWVAALACVTVVCSPVSAAGKGSPVPSAPFDIATAIGDPMSPVNPYNAGTDPITMPGDARMAVFSYSRDQIYRIMTAPLKTTTIELARGEVLATEPALGDSIQWIVDTDGSNHVFIKPVKPGLVNTLHLTTNQREYDMTLVSSPMGGLFYQTVRFNYPGSLMAKVRAREDSNADTTDAGQGGPHANGSGPLGVSPDKLNFDYTVSGSAPFRPETVFDDGKSVWLRLPANAPFAVPIVKDHGDNVSPNFIRRGQYIVVQEVPDEIVLRAANDQVTIRRGRPGIFGF, from the coding sequence ATGATGATCGACTCCCGCACGCTCGCCTCGTGGGTCGCGGCTCTTGCCTGCGTCACGGTGGTTTGCTCGCCAGTGTCTGCTGCAGGGAAGGGCAGCCCGGTTCCGTCCGCACCCTTCGATATCGCCACTGCGATTGGCGATCCCATGAGCCCGGTGAATCCCTATAACGCCGGTACCGACCCGATCACCATGCCCGGCGACGCCCGCATGGCGGTGTTCTCCTATAGCCGCGACCAGATCTACCGCATCATGACTGCGCCGCTCAAGACCACAACGATCGAGCTGGCGCGCGGAGAAGTGCTGGCGACTGAGCCCGCGCTTGGCGATTCGATCCAGTGGATCGTGGATACCGACGGGTCGAACCACGTGTTTATCAAGCCGGTCAAGCCGGGTCTTGTCAACACGCTGCACCTCACGACCAATCAGCGAGAGTACGACATGACACTCGTCTCCTCGCCGATGGGTGGCCTCTTCTATCAGACCGTGCGGTTCAACTATCCCGGTTCGCTGATGGCCAAGGTTCGCGCGCGCGAGGACAGCAACGCTGACACGACCGATGCGGGGCAGGGTGGACCCCATGCCAATGGTTCCGGTCCGCTCGGTGTGTCGCCCGACAAGCTGAACTTCGACTACACGGTTTCTGGCTCAGCACCGTTCCGGCCGGAGACGGTATTCGACGATGGCAAGTCGGTATGGCTGCGCCTGCCTGCGAATGCGCCTTTTGCAGTGCCGATCGTGAAGGATCATGGAGACAACGTCAGCCCCAACTTCATCCGTCGTGGGCAATACATCGTCGTGCAGGAAGTGCCCGACGAGATCGTCCTGCGCGCTGCGAACGACCAGGTCACGATCAGGCGCGGTCGTCCCGGCATCTTCGGCTTCTGA
- a CDS encoding toxin co-regulated pilus biosynthesis Q family protein has product MNVTIERNERVRVIARVLAALALVGASGWSHAAIDPDQSHVAAPAGDGWQILAAVPSSRATTAISAPAPAPAPALAPAPAVVAAPVARTALDASSSQTATGVASVVLPGTPTAPAATLTLSLSPQDLNLRNALDRWLQTQGWQLAWKVDDDLPLEFNATFSGDFTTVLTQVMQATNHMRVPTRICRHTNNVIRVIARAANCQD; this is encoded by the coding sequence ATGAACGTGACCATCGAACGCAATGAACGGGTGCGCGTGATCGCGCGTGTGCTGGCTGCACTCGCGCTAGTGGGCGCATCAGGCTGGAGCCACGCCGCAATCGACCCGGACCAGTCGCACGTCGCGGCCCCCGCCGGCGACGGATGGCAGATCCTCGCGGCAGTCCCGTCGTCTCGCGCGACAACAGCGATTTCTGCACCAGCACCGGCGCCCGCGCCCGCACTCGCGCCAGCCCCCGCGGTGGTTGCTGCACCCGTTGCACGGACGGCATTGGATGCCTCGTCCTCACAGACCGCAACAGGTGTTGCCTCGGTGGTTCTGCCGGGCACTCCGACAGCACCGGCTGCCACGCTGACGCTTTCGCTCTCGCCGCAGGACCTCAATCTGCGCAACGCGCTCGACCGCTGGTTGCAGACGCAGGGCTGGCAACTTGCGTGGAAGGTCGATGACGATCTGCCGCTCGAATTCAACGCGACTTTCTCTGGCGACTTCACGACCGTTCTCACGCAGGTCATGCAGGCGACCAATCATATGCGCGTGCCCACGCGCATCTGCCGTCACACGAACAACGTCATCCGCGTCATCGCGCGCGCGGCCAACTGCCAGGACTAA
- a CDS encoding type II secretory pathway protein, whose protein sequence is MRHASIIKTGLSVACSLMIAGCAVNQSDINAAYDGAHRTGSDAMANLPGSMALVEDVPTAFLGDRLVPVAYEATLPATFREKKVTMPANIGIRQISTLISGATGYPVHLSPDVFVPRSSLVPRESAGGKGTTTGLNGNAYEEPVYRQVFTGYAGAYLTRMTEDLGLDWSFDGSTINITRFVTRMYQIAAIPGKVSIKSTMSKGMDTSTGNQANGTGGSGGNTGSFAAQTSTGREGDFDQIKAISDALDKLRSPMGRVTVNPQSRLVMVYDTREAADRMGKLLAQENAVSTRQVMLRVRTLQIALNNGSQAGVNADVVFNYIQGGLAKYAVSFTSPTSLSSGGGTVGLSVLQSNAPFSGTNAVINALNQYGRTVQDSTQTKMTLNGLPVSIASFQSDDYLRSTSPSAGSLTATSGGVPGLTPGTVTTGDFVNILPAVNDHNQIILSYWADSSKLNGPFTSASVGSGQTLQQIQLAHTTGSKEDQTIALSDGQTVVLYGQMTDLANSTTNGGIAGITGLWNKSKTFQVIMLTATVVPSM, encoded by the coding sequence ATGCGTCACGCATCCATTATCAAAACTGGCCTTTCCGTCGCCTGCTCGCTGATGATCGCAGGTTGCGCGGTCAATCAGAGCGACATCAACGCGGCCTACGACGGGGCTCATCGCACCGGGAGCGACGCGATGGCCAATCTGCCCGGTTCGATGGCACTGGTGGAAGACGTGCCAACGGCGTTCCTCGGCGACCGGCTCGTGCCTGTCGCGTATGAAGCGACGCTGCCCGCCACCTTCCGCGAGAAGAAGGTGACGATGCCTGCGAACATCGGTATCAGGCAGATTTCGACCCTCATCTCGGGCGCAACCGGTTATCCGGTCCATCTGAGCCCCGACGTGTTCGTGCCGCGCAGTTCGCTGGTGCCGCGAGAGTCGGCGGGGGGCAAGGGCACAACGACAGGATTGAACGGCAATGCCTATGAAGAGCCTGTCTACAGGCAGGTATTCACGGGCTATGCCGGCGCGTATCTGACACGCATGACCGAAGACCTCGGTCTCGACTGGTCGTTCGACGGCTCGACCATCAACATCACGCGCTTTGTCACGCGCATGTATCAGATTGCCGCGATCCCGGGCAAGGTGTCGATCAAGTCGACCATGTCCAAGGGCATGGACACCTCGACGGGCAACCAGGCGAACGGCACCGGTGGATCGGGCGGCAATACGGGCTCTTTTGCGGCACAGACGTCGACGGGGCGGGAAGGGGATTTCGACCAGATCAAGGCGATCAGCGATGCACTCGACAAGCTGCGCTCGCCAATGGGCCGTGTGACCGTGAACCCGCAAAGCCGCCTCGTGATGGTCTACGACACGCGTGAGGCGGCAGACCGCATGGGCAAGCTGCTCGCGCAGGAAAACGCCGTTTCGACGCGTCAGGTGATGCTGCGCGTGCGCACGCTGCAGATCGCGCTGAACAACGGCAGTCAGGCGGGCGTGAATGCCGACGTGGTGTTCAACTATATCCAGGGCGGTCTTGCCAAGTATGCGGTCAGCTTCACGTCGCCCACATCGCTCTCGTCGGGCGGCGGTACGGTCGGCCTGTCAGTGCTGCAATCGAATGCGCCGTTCTCCGGCACGAACGCTGTCATCAACGCACTGAACCAGTATGGCCGCACGGTGCAGGACAGCACGCAGACGAAGATGACGCTTAACGGCCTGCCCGTTTCCATCGCCTCGTTCCAGAGCGACGACTATCTGCGCTCGACCTCGCCGTCTGCGGGGAGCCTCACGGCCACGTCTGGGGGCGTGCCGGGTCTCACGCCCGGAACGGTGACCACCGGTGACTTCGTCAACATCCTGCCAGCGGTCAACGACCACAACCAGATCATCCTCTCGTACTGGGCCGACAGTTCGAAGCTCAATGGCCCATTCACGTCGGCGTCTGTCGGCTCTGGCCAGACGCTGCAACAGATCCAGCTCGCACACACAACCGGCAGCAAGGAGGACCAGACGATCGCGCTGTCTGATGGTCAGACGGTCGTGCTGTACGGCCAGATGACGGACCTTGCGAACAGCACGACGAATGGCGGTATCGCGGGTATCACGGGTCTGTGGAACAAGTCGAAGACCTTCCAGGTGATCATGCTGACGGCTACGGTCGTCCCGTCGATGTGA
- a CDS encoding transglycosylase SLT domain-containing protein: MTRRLVILSLAALSITGRAATIENIISPTSLVLTQAGARSVANFDGKPVFYCGLKAFESWAAPLVGQPVRSNPETGMTVSVDAREVPLERLLVKKGWLQPVVLDDDAQAAVAEGRGGWACAGATAPFELMHASVDPKVLAGIALNESAFNGRAWPWTLNVAGQGYFFRSREDAYRVIQSLIARGRCDFDVGLMQVNWCWHARRFASLWEALAPVTSIRVAEDILNENYSKTHSVAKAIAYYHSPNPAPGQAYLARFARHLNQIQTGL, encoded by the coding sequence GTGACTAGGCGCCTCGTCATCCTCTCGCTGGCGGCGCTTTCGATAACAGGCCGCGCGGCGACCATCGAGAACATCATCAGCCCGACGAGCCTCGTGCTGACGCAGGCAGGCGCACGCTCGGTCGCGAACTTCGATGGCAAACCCGTTTTCTACTGCGGGCTGAAAGCGTTCGAATCGTGGGCCGCACCACTCGTCGGCCAGCCGGTGCGCAGCAATCCCGAGACCGGTATGACGGTGTCTGTCGATGCGCGCGAGGTTCCGCTCGAGCGTCTGCTGGTGAAGAAGGGCTGGCTGCAACCTGTCGTGCTTGATGACGACGCGCAGGCTGCGGTCGCGGAAGGTCGTGGCGGCTGGGCGTGCGCAGGCGCGACGGCGCCGTTCGAGCTGATGCATGCGAGCGTCGATCCGAAGGTGCTGGCGGGCATCGCGCTCAATGAATCTGCCTTCAATGGCCGGGCATGGCCATGGACCCTGAACGTTGCAGGGCAGGGCTATTTCTTCAGATCGCGCGAGGACGCATATCGCGTGATCCAGTCGCTGATCGCGCGCGGGCGGTGCGACTTCGACGTAGGCCTCATGCAGGTGAACTGGTGCTGGCATGCGCGGCGCTTCGCTTCGCTGTGGGAAGCCCTGGCACCTGTGACCAGCATCCGCGTCGCTGAGGACATTCTCAACGAGAACTACAGCAAGACTCACTCGGTCGCGAAGGCGATCGCGTATTACCACAGCCCCAATCCGGCTCCGGGGCAGGCGTATCTCGCGCGTTTCGCGCGACACCTCAACCAGATCCAGACCGGCCTATGA
- a CDS encoding TrbI/VirB10 family protein → MTGLNGQPTGAQAQIVKGKSPRNALISAGAVAAVVIAALGFYYQVKESAKADDEAKLAKKAKQAEVVDRSNSTEDVDKLIEDQQSAARRIAASEARAAALPRAASAAAPSLAPGLTADNFVADQRTRELRTQADTDAIYASAIFRPGVKVKDSGTAQATLPPGILTPQQIAARQASAQQAATGAAGAQVAAALAAAGIGPEAGRGAVSSTQDRDTAFIRTAAGQSGNGEDFSRGGFVGQAHGCVLSPPHHIPVLSIEGLNSDRPGTAALMVEKDVYDSIRGDCLMIPKGTMITAPYSSDIQPGQQTILVAATEMRLPNGKHVPLYGGQGADADGSAGLSGDVNSHFLKIFGTSFLTAILLGAFDKGGTSSTTTGPLGVTQVGTTAGQVAAQTSQSVLDRYKNIPPTITTGPGERRFMIKVNRDIYMEPYRGD, encoded by the coding sequence ATGACAGGGCTAAACGGACAGCCGACGGGCGCGCAGGCGCAGATCGTCAAGGGGAAGTCTCCACGCAACGCGCTCATCAGCGCGGGCGCAGTCGCGGCCGTCGTCATTGCGGCACTCGGCTTCTACTATCAGGTCAAGGAGAGCGCCAAGGCCGACGACGAGGCGAAACTTGCAAAGAAGGCCAAACAGGCAGAAGTGGTCGACAGGTCGAACAGCACCGAGGACGTCGACAAGCTCATTGAGGATCAGCAATCGGCCGCACGACGGATTGCGGCGTCCGAGGCGAGAGCCGCCGCGTTGCCGCGCGCGGCTTCCGCTGCAGCGCCCAGCCTCGCACCAGGTCTGACCGCGGATAACTTCGTCGCTGACCAGCGCACTCGCGAACTCAGGACGCAGGCGGATACCGACGCAATTTACGCGTCGGCGATCTTCCGTCCCGGCGTCAAGGTCAAGGATTCCGGGACCGCGCAGGCGACCTTGCCACCGGGCATCCTCACGCCGCAGCAGATTGCCGCGCGACAGGCATCCGCCCAGCAGGCTGCCACCGGTGCAGCCGGTGCACAGGTCGCCGCAGCGCTGGCGGCAGCGGGCATTGGTCCGGAGGCCGGGCGTGGCGCCGTTTCATCGACGCAGGACCGCGACACGGCGTTTATCAGGACCGCAGCAGGGCAATCCGGCAACGGCGAGGATTTTTCCCGCGGCGGCTTCGTTGGACAGGCGCACGGTTGCGTGCTTTCGCCGCCGCACCACATTCCCGTGCTCTCCATCGAGGGGCTGAATTCCGATCGTCCCGGCACCGCTGCGCTCATGGTGGAAAAGGACGTCTACGACAGCATTCGCGGTGACTGCCTGATGATCCCGAAGGGCACGATGATCACCGCGCCCTACAGTTCGGATATCCAGCCCGGCCAACAGACCATTCTCGTGGCGGCAACCGAAATGCGGCTACCCAACGGCAAGCATGTGCCGCTCTACGGCGGGCAGGGTGCGGATGCAGATGGGTCGGCAGGGTTGTCCGGCGACGTCAACAGCCACTTCCTGAAGATCTTCGGCACGTCGTTCCTCACGGCGATCCTTCTGGGCGCATTCGACAAGGGCGGCACGTCGTCGACCACCACTGGCCCGCTCGGCGTCACGCAGGTGGGCACGACGGCCGGACAGGTCGCGGCGCAGACGTCGCAGTCTGTTCTCGATCGCTACAAGAACATCCCGCCCACGATCACGACGGGCCCGGGCGAGCGCCGCTTCATGATCAAGGTCAATCGCGACATCTACATGGAGCCGTACCGCGGTGACTAG
- a CDS encoding lytic transglycosylase domain-containing protein, producing MQAAPISVVCAVLLGCTAVARAECLDDAAAYRHISAQLVRAIAQHESGMQPNAVNVNSNGTEDIGLMQINSSWLPRLARYGIRREHLFNACVNAYVGTWILASNIRQFGPTWKAVGAYNAVSTQKQLIYANAIYRRLQRQGQ from the coding sequence ATGCAAGCCGCGCCCATTTCCGTTGTCTGCGCGGTACTGCTTGGCTGCACCGCCGTTGCGCGTGCTGAGTGCCTGGATGACGCCGCTGCCTACCGGCATATCAGCGCACAACTCGTGCGCGCGATCGCGCAGCACGAATCCGGCATGCAGCCAAACGCGGTGAACGTGAACAGCAACGGGACCGAAGACATTGGCCTGATGCAGATCAACTCATCGTGGCTACCCAGGCTTGCCCGGTATGGCATTCGCCGGGAACACCTTTTCAACGCCTGCGTGAACGCCTACGTCGGTACGTGGATTCTGGCCTCGAACATCAGACAGTTCGGGCCGACCTGGAAGGCCGTGGGTGCCTATAACGCGGTTTCGACGCAGAAGCAGCTGATCTATGCCAACGCAATCTATCGCCGCCTGCAGCGGCAGGGGCAATAA
- a CDS encoding type 4b pilus protein PilO2: MHITDPLPREKNARLVFGLDWRAYPAKQMRAERRRYGDDFGATHYIEYKVGKDTIGGFCAPETGEIKGARLYSGAARIAQHERVKGRAAVLVMLQDDQRVHVVFVVRGVVRSDEVLTVPKAHERRLTIEQECLRLNLALTTLGSGQAVGDVDESFGAAALLDDRKTGRIAKVPVNLPTLVPVLVIAAAVVFGGIQLLDLLNPPAPPAPKEPSLEDRYEALVRQTFAAKMPRANLLAPALLSTLGNSESVVAGWVFEKAVCATQGYCAMTLRRYGGSFEDLRQAAPEAMRPLRFDADGLHAGARGPLVPGVAFVTASDKKAWPTEQGLIDALQTPPQKLSTKPFELISYGYTVHIEPARPLLAIPPGATGPRPAQMIRVGTWEINGFRWQSPLLAKLPSNMTLDSITVELKLTEQGATGKTGSGTADQGGIHFTAKGKYYVLE, translated from the coding sequence ATGCACATTACCGATCCGCTGCCGCGCGAGAAGAACGCGCGCCTGGTTTTCGGACTGGACTGGCGCGCGTATCCTGCAAAACAGATGCGCGCCGAGCGCCGCCGATACGGCGATGATTTCGGCGCGACGCACTACATCGAATACAAGGTCGGCAAGGACACTATCGGTGGTTTCTGCGCACCTGAGACGGGTGAGATCAAGGGCGCGCGCCTGTATTCGGGAGCGGCGCGGATCGCCCAGCACGAACGTGTGAAGGGAAGGGCTGCCGTACTCGTCATGCTGCAGGATGACCAGCGCGTGCACGTCGTCTTCGTGGTGCGTGGTGTCGTACGCAGCGACGAGGTTCTCACGGTACCGAAGGCGCACGAAAGGCGTCTGACGATCGAGCAGGAATGCCTGCGGTTGAATCTGGCGCTGACCACGCTCGGTTCCGGCCAGGCCGTGGGAGACGTGGACGAGAGCTTCGGCGCGGCCGCGCTGCTTGACGATCGCAAGACTGGCCGCATCGCGAAAGTACCGGTCAACCTGCCGACACTCGTGCCGGTGCTGGTGATTGCCGCGGCCGTTGTATTCGGTGGCATCCAGCTGCTGGACCTGCTCAATCCTCCTGCACCGCCTGCGCCAAAAGAGCCGTCGCTCGAAGATCGATATGAGGCGCTTGTGCGTCAGACCTTCGCGGCAAAGATGCCGCGCGCCAATCTGCTCGCGCCAGCGCTTCTTTCCACGCTTGGCAACAGCGAATCAGTCGTGGCGGGCTGGGTCTTTGAGAAGGCAGTGTGCGCGACGCAGGGCTATTGCGCCATGACCCTTCGCCGATACGGCGGGAGCTTTGAGGACCTCCGCCAGGCGGCGCCCGAGGCGATGCGTCCGCTGCGCTTTGATGCGGATGGTCTGCATGCCGGAGCGCGCGGTCCGCTGGTGCCGGGCGTCGCGTTCGTGACAGCCAGTGACAAGAAGGCATGGCCGACCGAGCAGGGACTGATCGACGCCCTGCAGACACCACCGCAGAAGCTTTCGACCAAACCATTCGAGCTGATCAGCTACGGGTACACGGTTCACATCGAACCTGCCAGGCCGTTACTCGCGATCCCGCCGGGCGCAACCGGCCCGCGGCCCGCGCAGATGATTCGTGTCGGTACATGGGAGATCAACGGCTTTCGCTGGCAATCACCGTTGCTCGCGAAGCTGCCATCGAACATGACGCTCGACTCCATAACCGTTGAGCTGAAGCTGACCGAACAGGGCGCAACAGGAAAAACGGGCAGCGGCACAGCCGACCAGGGTGGTATTCATTTCACAGCGAAGGGCAAATACTATGTTCTCGAATAA